Proteins encoded in a region of the Puniceibacterium sp. IMCC21224 genome:
- a CDS encoding LLM class flavin-dependent oxidoreductase, protein MARTDKLKLGTFVYTFGFHPAAWLHPGSDVNGANDITHMVKVAQISEAAKLDFMFFADSPAAAVGHPEALARQPTKMNRFEPITAITALSMVTQRLGFVATASTSYYEPFNIARLYASADHISGGRMCWNVVTSDHDETGYNYNRKGLDPHADRYDRGEEFLDVVLGLWDSFEDDALLLDRENGIYHDKDKLHQLDHVGPHFQVRGPLNIARTPQGRPVIAQAGGSERGKELAARTAEIVFSLASNIDKNKAFYADVKSRMAKYGRAPSDLKIMPGIVINVGETRAEAEARAQEMVDVMHPEVGLLMLQEFLETDLHGADLDAPFPMERMPDKAKGSVAMFAEVKEFVSQGHSLRDLITHYAQRHTGNGLTGSYIEVADYMQEWFEAEAADGFILMCPTLPSSLADFTRLVVPELQRRGLFRDEYEGATLRENLGLSFPVNRYAAARGDNAG, encoded by the coding sequence ATGGCGCGCACCGACAAGCTCAAGCTTGGAACCTTTGTCTACACCTTCGGGTTTCATCCCGCCGCCTGGCTGCATCCCGGTTCGGACGTAAACGGTGCCAACGATATCACCCATATGGTCAAGGTCGCGCAGATTTCCGAGGCGGCGAAACTGGACTTCATGTTCTTTGCCGACAGCCCCGCTGCCGCCGTTGGCCACCCCGAAGCACTGGCGCGTCAGCCGACCAAGATGAACCGGTTCGAACCCATTACCGCCATCACGGCGCTAAGTATGGTGACCCAGCGGCTGGGCTTTGTTGCCACCGCCTCGACCAGTTATTACGAGCCCTTCAACATTGCACGGCTCTATGCGTCGGCTGACCATATTTCGGGCGGGCGGATGTGCTGGAACGTGGTGACATCGGACCATGACGAGACCGGCTATAACTATAATCGCAAGGGGCTGGACCCGCACGCCGACCGCTACGACCGGGGAGAGGAATTCCTGGATGTGGTTCTGGGCCTTTGGGACAGTTTCGAGGATGATGCCCTGCTGCTGGACCGCGAAAACGGCATTTACCACGACAAGGACAAGTTGCATCAGCTAGACCATGTTGGTCCGCACTTTCAGGTCCGCGGGCCGCTGAACATTGCGCGCACGCCGCAGGGGCGTCCTGTGATTGCGCAGGCCGGTGGGTCGGAACGTGGCAAGGAATTGGCGGCACGCACCGCCGAGATCGTTTTTTCACTGGCGTCCAACATCGACAAGAATAAGGCGTTTTATGCAGATGTGAAATCGCGCATGGCCAAATACGGCCGCGCGCCATCTGACCTCAAGATCATGCCGGGCATTGTCATCAACGTTGGTGAGACCCGCGCCGAAGCCGAGGCTCGTGCACAGGAAATGGTGGACGTCATGCACCCCGAGGTGGGGCTTCTGATGTTGCAGGAGTTTCTTGAAACCGACCTGCACGGCGCGGATCTGGACGCGCCCTTTCCAATGGAGCGGATGCCGGACAAGGCCAAGGGATCGGTCGCGATGTTCGCTGAGGTCAAGGAATTTGTCTCGCAAGGCCACAGCCTGCGCGACCTGATCACCCACTATGCACAACGTCACACCGGCAACGGTTTGACCGGATCGTATATCGAGGTGGCGGATTACATGCAGGAGTGGTTCGAGGCCGAAGCCGCAGACGGGTTCATCCTGATGTGCCCGACCCTGCCGTCGAGCCTTGCCGATTTCACCCGGCTTGTGGTGCCAGAGCTGCAACGCCGGGGCCTGTTCCGCGATGAATACGAAGGTGCGACCCTGCGCGAAAACCTTGGTCTGTCCTTTCCGGTGAATCGCTACGCCGCCGCGCGAGGAGACAATGCCGGGTGA
- a CDS encoding transporter substrate-binding domain-containing protein translates to MRKHILAALAGAAFVIGSGVPALAQDALERVMAAGVLKVGTETAFAPFDFVDAGTHTGLNTEIYAEIGKDMGVEIEWITLDWTGVLPGLEAGRFDVVAGPATITKERMERYRFSSPIAEATVALLVGAGSDIAAPADIAGKPVGSGTGTAQLAQLQTFGATLDTPPTEYREYVSFNESYADLAAGRIEAVANSLPNIAFVASQRPEVFKVVTPAFGTPTYFGFPGRIEPEFASLMDKIDEILLAMKADGRMEALQEKWFGTTFDMPDYVTEPNI, encoded by the coding sequence ATGCGCAAGCACATTCTTGCCGCCCTCGCAGGAGCGGCCTTTGTCATCGGTTCCGGTGTCCCGGCACTGGCTCAGGACGCGCTCGAACGCGTGATGGCGGCCGGCGTGCTCAAGGTCGGCACCGAGACGGCCTTTGCCCCGTTCGACTTTGTTGATGCAGGCACACATACCGGCCTCAATACCGAGATCTATGCAGAGATCGGCAAAGACATGGGTGTCGAGATCGAGTGGATCACCCTTGACTGGACCGGGGTTCTGCCCGGACTTGAAGCGGGTCGTTTCGACGTGGTCGCAGGCCCCGCCACCATCACCAAGGAACGGATGGAGCGTTACCGCTTTTCCTCGCCCATTGCCGAGGCCACCGTGGCCCTGCTGGTTGGCGCGGGTAGCGACATCGCGGCACCCGCCGACATCGCGGGCAAACCCGTAGGATCGGGTACAGGTACGGCGCAACTGGCACAGCTTCAGACCTTTGGTGCCACCCTCGATACGCCACCGACTGAGTATCGCGAATATGTCTCGTTCAATGAATCCTACGCCGACCTTGCCGCTGGCCGGATCGAGGCGGTTGCCAATTCTCTGCCCAACATCGCCTTTGTGGCCAGCCAGCGCCCCGAAGTCTTCAAGGTCGTGACACCTGCCTTTGGCACGCCGACATATTTCGGTTTTCCGGGTCGGATCGAGCCGGAATTTGCCAGCCTGATGGACAAGATCGACGAGATCCTGCTGGCAATGAAGGCAGACGGCCGCATGGAAGCACTACAAGAGAAATGGTTCGGCACCACCTTTGACATGCCCGACTATGTAACCGAGCCGAATATCTGA
- a CDS encoding amino acid ABC transporter permease, with amino-acid sequence MTWYLFQLLLQASLMTIFVSAISIFAGLGIAILLSAMRMSGNRWAFRSAGVFISFFRGVPLLVQLLLIFNLLPVIGITLPSLATAVIGLSLCTAAYQAENLRGGFEGVPVGLIESAEMAGFSRIQSFFWIRTPIALRMTFPALVNEAILILKASSLVSVVGLVELTKMAQNLSASTYQPLPIFASAGLIYLVINLIVAFFARRAEDALPGLPAK; translated from the coding sequence ATGACCTGGTATCTGTTCCAGCTCTTGCTGCAGGCGTCGCTGATGACGATTTTTGTCAGCGCAATTTCGATCTTTGCCGGGCTTGGAATCGCCATTCTGCTGTCTGCGATGCGGATGTCGGGGAACCGATGGGCCTTTCGCAGCGCCGGAGTGTTCATTTCCTTCTTTCGCGGCGTGCCGCTGCTGGTGCAGCTCTTGCTGATCTTCAACCTGTTGCCGGTGATCGGAATCACGTTACCCAGCCTCGCTACTGCCGTCATCGGCCTGTCGCTTTGCACAGCTGCCTATCAGGCGGAAAACCTGCGTGGTGGTTTCGAGGGGGTGCCGGTCGGCTTGATCGAAAGCGCGGAAATGGCCGGATTTTCGCGGATCCAAAGCTTTTTCTGGATCCGCACGCCTATTGCCCTGCGCATGACGTTTCCGGCGCTGGTGAATGAGGCAATCCTGATCCTCAAGGCATCGTCGCTGGTGTCGGTCGTAGGGTTGGTCGAACTGACCAAGATGGCGCAGAACCTCTCAGCCTCAACCTACCAACCGCTGCCGATCTTTGCCTCTGCCGGGCTGATCTATCTGGTGATCAACCTGATCGTTGCCTTTTTCGCCCGACGGGCCGAAGACGCATTGCCCGGGTTGCCTGCCAAATGA
- a CDS encoding amino acid ABC transporter permease — MSFDFAVILAKGPQILAGLGVTILLWIAGTALAVVIGFLIATARRFGGPMINLLLSIPVEILRGTPFLVQIFLLYFGGPYIGLRLDPVTAGLLGLSLYGAAYYSEIFRAGYQSVPVGHVEAAECVGFSRVQTILYVLLPEMALLVLPPSLNMTVILLKETALLSLITVPEMTMTVSAIGSQQYAFVESIVVLALVYWALVELANLLGRITERKLSKLSIT, encoded by the coding sequence ATGAGCTTTGATTTCGCTGTCATCCTTGCCAAAGGTCCGCAGATTCTAGCCGGGCTGGGCGTCACCATTCTGTTGTGGATTGCGGGAACTGCGCTGGCGGTGGTCATTGGATTTCTAATCGCGACGGCACGCCGTTTTGGCGGACCAATGATAAACCTTCTGCTGTCGATCCCGGTCGAAATACTGCGCGGCACACCGTTTCTGGTGCAGATTTTTCTGCTGTATTTCGGCGGGCCCTATATCGGTCTGCGGCTTGATCCGGTGACGGCGGGGTTGCTGGGGCTGAGCCTGTATGGCGCCGCCTATTATTCCGAGATTTTCCGCGCCGGTTATCAGTCGGTCCCGGTCGGCCATGTAGAGGCGGCGGAATGCGTCGGTTTCAGCCGCGTCCAAACCATCCTGTATGTGCTGCTGCCGGAAATGGCGCTGCTGGTGTTGCCGCCTTCGCTGAATATGACCGTGATCCTGCTCAAAGAGACTGCGCTTTTGTCTCTGATCACGGTGCCCGAGATGACCATGACGGTCAGCGCTATCGGATCGCAGCAATACGCCTTTGTCGAATCCATCGTCGTTCTGGCACTGGTCTACTGGGCGCTGGTCGAACTGGCGAATCTGCTGGGCCGGATCACCGAACGCAAACTTTCAAAGCTGAGTATAACCTGA